The following are encoded in a window of Spea bombifrons isolate aSpeBom1 chromosome 2, aSpeBom1.2.pri, whole genome shotgun sequence genomic DNA:
- the GLRA2 gene encoding glycine receptor subunit alpha-2 isoform X2 → MQYFYKQFWISYRNHHGPPVNVTCNIFINSFGSIAETTMDYRVNIFLRQQWNDPRLSYSEYPDDSLDLDPSMLDSIWKPDLFFANEKGANFHDVTTDNKLLRIFKNGNVLYSIRLTLTLSCPMDLKNFPMDVQTCAMQLESFGYTMNDLIFEWLSNSPVQVADGLTLPQFILKEENELGYCTKHYNTGKFTCIEVKFHLERQMGYYLIQMYIPSLLIVILSWVSFWINMDAAPARVALGITTVLTMTTQSSGSRASLPKVSYVKAIDIWMAVCLLFVFAALLEYAAVNFVSRQHKEFLRLRRRQKRQSKEEDAVRESRFNFSGYGMGHCLQVKDGTAVKPSPPIPPPAQPKDAESIRKKFVDRAKRIDTISRAAFPLAFLIFNIFYWITYKIIRHEDVHKK, encoded by the exons GACTACAGAGTGAACATATTTTTAAGGCAGCAATGGAACGACCCTCGCCTCTCTTATAGCGAATACCCTGATGATTCTTTGGATTTGGATCCTTCTATGTTAGACTCTATTTGGAAGCCTGATTTATTCTTTGCTAATGAAAAGGGTGCAAACTTTCATGACGTCACAACGGACAACAAATTATTGCGAATTTTCAAAAATGGGAACGTGTTGTACAGTATTAG GTTAACATTAACTTTGTCATGCCCAATGGACTTAAAGAACTTTCCTATGGATGTACAAACATGTGCAATGCAGCTTGAGAGTT TTGGATACACAATGAATGACCTTATATTTGAATGGCTGAGTAATAGTCCAGTGCAAGTAGCTGATGGTTTAACGTTGCCGCAGTTTATcctgaaagaagaaaatgagctTGGATACTGTACCAAACACTACAATACAG GAAAATTTACATGCATTGAAGTTAAGTTTCACTTGGAACGTCAGATGGGCTACTATTTGATACAGATGTACATCCCCAGCTTGCTGATTGTCATCTTGTCTTGGGTGTCATTTTGGATCAACATGGATGCTGCTCCGGCCAGAGTTGCTCTGGGGATCACTACTGTCCTGACAATGACAACTCAGAGCTCCGGCTCCAGAGCTTCCCTTCCAAAG GTTTCGTATGTGAAAGCCATTGACATCTGGATGGCTGTATGCCTTTTGTTTGTGTTTGCGGCTCTCCTGGAATACGCGGCTGTCAATTTTGTATCAAGACAACACAAAGAATTCTTAAGACTCCGTAGAAGACAGAAAAGACAAAGCAAG GAAGAAGACGCTGTGCGTGAGAGTAGATTTAACTTTAGCGGATACGGGATGGGTCACTGTTTGCAAGTCAAGGACGGCACTGCGGTAAAACCATCTCCGCCAATCCCTCCTCCAGCTCAGCCAAAAGATGCAGAATCAATCAGAAAGAAATTTGTGGACCGTGCAAAAAGGATTGACACGATATCTCGTGCTGCCTTCCCGCTCGCCTTCctcatttttaacatattttactgGATTACGTACAAAATAATAAGGCATGAGGATGTACACAAGAAATAA